Proteins encoded in a region of the Photobacterium angustum genome:
- a CDS encoding O-antigen ligase family protein — MPISSFFNREIIISLLVASFPVLCLAYGSGYNLPPILLLVAALSFCRQFNKVNYTTQVKWVLGSFSIYFLTYLASTLYYGGSFAEIDMPNRIVLVLPIFLLLLLYPPKVDFLTSGFIIGSIIACIVAMIHIYDFNTGRAFSDSLESIHPSLKGYMPIQSGNMAMTLGLISLTISIHFLGKKSWWKFIFTLIAAFLGIYASFLSGSRGGWIFLPVAIVYLAFSNRQLITKKIALVSILVLGTAIFSMDQNKEITSRLDAATYQVIQYQKGHDENSSLGVRFELWKSAIYTTEQHPIFGSGYQGREVLREKWAHDGLVNAQVIKEYLHSHSHNQFLEDLSVRGVIGLTALLAIFIIPLGIFITNHRIANSPQQKMINQCGAISVIMMIGYCLSQAMFRHNSGIIFYSLITVILLAPSISMREKQS; from the coding sequence ATGCCTATCTCTAGCTTTTTTAATCGTGAAATAATCATAAGCTTGCTCGTGGCAAGCTTTCCTGTTTTATGTCTTGCCTATGGTAGTGGTTATAATCTCCCTCCAATCTTACTATTAGTAGCCGCACTTAGTTTTTGTCGGCAATTCAACAAAGTTAACTATACAACACAAGTGAAGTGGGTATTAGGTAGCTTTAGCATTTACTTTCTCACTTATTTAGCCTCAACACTTTATTACGGTGGAAGCTTTGCTGAAATCGATATGCCTAACCGCATTGTCTTAGTGCTACCTATATTTCTATTACTGCTACTCTATCCACCTAAAGTTGATTTCTTGACTTCAGGTTTTATTATCGGCTCGATCATTGCTTGTATTGTGGCAATGATTCACATTTATGATTTTAATACTGGTCGAGCATTTAGTGACAGTTTAGAAAGTATTCATCCATCATTAAAAGGCTATATGCCTATTCAGTCTGGTAATATGGCGATGACATTAGGACTAATAAGCCTCACGATTAGTATCCACTTTCTGGGCAAAAAATCATGGTGGAAATTTATATTCACTTTAATTGCTGCATTTTTAGGTATCTATGCAAGCTTTCTCTCAGGAAGTCGTGGTGGCTGGATATTTTTACCAGTTGCTATCGTTTATTTAGCCTTTAGTAATCGCCAATTAATCACTAAAAAAATAGCTTTAGTTAGCATTCTTGTTCTTGGAACAGCTATATTTTCGATGGACCAAAACAAAGAAATCACATCACGTTTAGATGCTGCTACCTACCAAGTTATCCAATATCAAAAAGGCCATGATGAAAACTCGTCGTTAGGCGTTCGATTTGAACTTTGGAAAAGTGCTATTTACACCACAGAACAGCACCCTATTTTTGGTTCTGGTTATCAAGGTCGAGAAGTTCTAAGAGAAAAATGGGCTCATGATGGCCTTGTGAATGCACAAGTGATTAAAGAATATTTACATTCACACTCCCATAATCAATTCTTAGAAGACTTATCTGTCCGTGGTGTTATTGGACTAACAGCACTGCTCGCTATTTTTATTATTCCTCTTGGCATTTTTATCACAAACCATCGTATTGCAAACTCGCCCCAACAGAAAATGATCAATCAGTGTGGTGCTATCAGTGTAATCATGATGATAGGTTACTGCTTGTCTCAAGCTATGTTCCGTCATAATTCAGGAATAATTTTCTATTCACTAATAACAGTCATTCTTCTAGCACCAAGTATTTCAATGAGAGAGAAACAATCATGA
- a CDS encoding glycosyltransferase family 4 protein: protein MRVLVLSSYLDAWNSVRPEAEMCIEMVKQGHEVTIITQGDAPYVERFREAGITVIDCYPSRKICFNTIKTIRQELRQHHYDVVYALNSKTIPNAAFACIGFPNTKLISYRGTVGGIYRHDPSSYLTHLHPRVNGISCVAEAVTDSVRSVVKLASEKVQTIYKGHDLAWYQADALPREQLGLTDDDIIVTCVANARKSKGVHVLLDAAKQLADIDNLHLILVGRDMDTEENDQLAANSGMQDRIHFLGYRSDVPEIMATSDIQVQPSISGEGLPKTIIEAMAMAKPSVVTTTGGSKELVEEGKTGFVVETNNPQALADKIKQLAESKTVRVEMGQNAQQRLKAHFSIQETTKQQLNFFQSV from the coding sequence ATGAGAGTACTCGTATTAAGCTCTTATTTAGATGCTTGGAACAGCGTTAGACCTGAAGCCGAAATGTGTATCGAGATGGTCAAACAAGGTCACGAAGTCACTATTATAACCCAAGGTGATGCACCTTATGTCGAGCGTTTTCGTGAAGCTGGAATAACGGTGATCGATTGCTACCCAAGCCGTAAAATTTGCTTCAACACAATAAAAACAATTCGCCAAGAACTACGCCAACACCATTATGATGTGGTGTATGCACTTAACTCTAAAACTATTCCTAACGCTGCATTTGCTTGTATTGGCTTTCCAAATACAAAACTTATTAGCTACCGTGGCACTGTTGGTGGTATTTACCGTCATGACCCATCATCATATTTAACGCATCTTCATCCTCGCGTGAATGGGATATCTTGTGTCGCAGAAGCAGTTACAGACTCGGTACGAAGTGTTGTTAAGTTAGCATCTGAAAAAGTTCAAACGATTTATAAAGGTCATGACTTAGCTTGGTATCAAGCAGATGCTCTGCCACGTGAGCAACTCGGTTTAACCGATGATGATATTATTGTCACCTGTGTTGCCAATGCACGTAAATCCAAAGGCGTCCATGTTCTGCTTGATGCAGCTAAGCAGTTAGCTGATATCGACAATCTACATCTGATACTCGTTGGTCGTGATATGGATACGGAAGAAAATGACCAATTAGCAGCAAACAGTGGCATGCAGGATCGTATTCACTTTTTAGGTTATCGCTCTGATGTACCTGAAATCATGGCGACATCCGATATCCAAGTGCAGCCATCTATTAGCGGTGAAGGTCTACCCAAAACAATTATCGAAGCGATGGCAATGGCAAAACCTTCAGTTGTCACAACGACTGGCGGCAGTAAAGAGTTAGTAGAAGAAGGTAAAACCGGATTTGTGGTTGAAACCAATAATCCTCAAGCATTAGCTGATAAAATTAAACAATTAGCAGAATCTAAAACAGTACGCGTTGAAATGGGACAGAATGCACAACAACGATTAAAAGCGCATTTTTCAATCCAAGAAACAACAAAGCAGCAGCTGAACTTCTTTCAAAGCGTATAA
- the waaF gene encoding lipopolysaccharide heptosyltransferase II, with protein MKILIIGPSWVGDMVMSQCLYTELKKLHPDAIIDVMAPGWCKPVLERMPEINQAIEMPLGHGDLNLFARYQLGKILRDDNYDHAYVLPNSAKSALVPLFAKIPVRTGWKGEMRYGLLNDLRNNKKLFNLMIERYIALAHPATEMIGSGCLTDMPHPKLTIDAIAQNEALTKFGLNRERTVIGLCPGAEFGPAKRWPEQHFAKAAATLIEQGNQVWLFGSAKDREVTDKIKASLPQEMQTHCQNLAGNTSLIEAIDLLAACKTVVSNDSGLMHISAAVGCNIVALYGSTSPGYTPPLAEHVEVLNTDISCRPCFKRECPLGHLKCLTELTPDLVVDAINKLQQA; from the coding sequence GTGAAAATATTAATTATTGGCCCATCATGGGTTGGCGACATGGTGATGTCGCAATGTCTTTATACCGAGCTTAAAAAACTTCACCCAGACGCTATCATTGATGTGATGGCACCCGGCTGGTGTAAGCCCGTACTTGAGCGTATGCCAGAAATCAATCAAGCGATTGAAATGCCGCTTGGACATGGCGATCTTAATCTGTTTGCTCGCTATCAATTAGGTAAAATTCTTCGCGATGACAACTATGATCATGCGTACGTATTACCCAATTCCGCCAAATCAGCCTTAGTACCTTTGTTTGCTAAGATCCCAGTTCGTACTGGCTGGAAAGGTGAGATGCGTTACGGCTTACTCAATGATTTGCGTAATAACAAAAAATTATTCAACTTGATGATTGAACGCTATATTGCACTCGCCCATCCGGCAACAGAAATGATAGGCTCTGGCTGTTTAACTGATATGCCACACCCGAAGCTCACCATCGACGCCATAGCTCAAAATGAAGCACTAACTAAGTTCGGTTTAAACCGAGAAAGAACCGTGATTGGCTTATGTCCAGGTGCTGAATTTGGCCCTGCAAAACGTTGGCCGGAGCAACATTTTGCAAAAGCTGCCGCAACGCTGATAGAGCAAGGTAACCAAGTATGGTTATTCGGCTCAGCAAAAGATCGTGAAGTTACCGATAAAATCAAAGCCAGCCTGCCGCAGGAAATGCAAACGCATTGCCAAAATCTTGCTGGTAATACATCTTTGATCGAGGCGATTGATTTACTTGCCGCCTGTAAAACCGTCGTTAGCAATGACTCTGGTCTGATGCATATTTCAGCCGCTGTTGGCTGTAATATCGTGGCATTATACGGTTCAACATCACCAGGTTATACCCCACCGCTAGCCGAGCATGTTGAAGTATTAAATACCGACATCAGCTGTCGCCCATGCTTTAAACGCGAGTGTCCATTAGGTCATTTGAAGTGCTTAACAGAGCTGACACCTGATTTAGTAGTTGATGCAATCAATAAGTTGCAACAAGCGTAA
- the waaA gene encoding lipid IV(A) 3-deoxy-D-manno-octulosonic acid transferase has product MLLRTVYTLLLALVSPLLLFGLYKQKPGKPRFGKRWKEHFGFTPAVNGKKPIWIHAASVGESIAITPLIKALREQYPAQAIVVTTTTSTGAEQIAKLGDLVEHRYMPIDFAWCVRGFLKAVQPKLMLIVEKELWLNTLATVKKQHIPIVIANARLSERSAQRYQSAAFFTKPLLNNVDSILCLHQDDANRFIDIGASKEKVTVTGSIKYDLTIAPTVFEHAAQLRSLLGQDRPVFIAASTHKGEDEQIFTAFKAILQHNEKALLIIVPRHPERFNDVEILAKQQFQLSVHRRTNNDEFTPQNQVYLADTMGEMLLLLASSDVVFVGGSLIGDKVGGHNLLEPAAVGKPAITGPSYYNFIDITEQLLQADAIEVCQDSAELARQVIGLFDNPERQHVMGENAKKVVEQNQGAVQRTIDSITDYLH; this is encoded by the coding sequence ATGTTACTTAGAACCGTTTATACCCTACTGCTTGCTCTAGTTTCCCCGTTACTTCTGTTTGGACTTTACAAACAAAAACCGGGGAAACCTCGTTTTGGTAAGCGCTGGAAAGAGCACTTTGGTTTTACGCCAGCAGTTAATGGTAAGAAACCTATTTGGATCCATGCCGCATCGGTTGGTGAATCTATTGCCATCACGCCACTGATCAAAGCGCTAAGAGAGCAATATCCAGCGCAAGCTATCGTGGTAACAACAACAACCAGCACAGGTGCGGAGCAAATAGCCAAGCTAGGTGATTTGGTTGAACACCGCTACATGCCGATTGATTTTGCTTGGTGTGTACGAGGTTTTCTAAAAGCGGTGCAACCTAAACTGATGCTGATTGTTGAAAAAGAACTCTGGCTCAATACGCTAGCAACCGTTAAAAAACAGCATATCCCGATCGTGATCGCTAATGCTCGCTTATCAGAACGCTCTGCTCAACGATATCAATCGGCAGCTTTTTTTACCAAACCACTACTCAATAATGTTGATAGCATTCTTTGTCTTCATCAAGACGATGCAAATCGCTTTATCGATATTGGAGCGTCCAAAGAGAAGGTTACAGTAACAGGCTCAATTAAATATGATCTTACTATTGCGCCAACAGTCTTTGAGCATGCTGCACAATTACGTTCACTACTGGGTCAAGATCGCCCAGTGTTCATTGCCGCGAGTACTCATAAAGGTGAAGATGAACAGATTTTTACAGCTTTTAAGGCGATATTGCAGCACAACGAGAAAGCATTATTAATCATCGTTCCTCGTCATCCTGAACGCTTCAATGATGTTGAAATATTGGCAAAACAGCAATTTCAATTATCCGTTCATCGCCGTACTAATAACGATGAATTTACGCCACAAAACCAAGTGTATTTAGCCGATACCATGGGTGAGATGTTATTACTTCTTGCTAGCAGTGATGTCGTATTTGTCGGGGGAAGTTTGATCGGTGATAAAGTCGGTGGACATAACCTACTCGAACCTGCCGCAGTAGGAAAACCAGCTATCACAGGCCCTAGCTACTACAACTTTATAGATATTACAGAACAACTACTTCAAGCTGACGCAATAGAAGTCTGTCAAGATAGTGCCGAGCTAGCAAGACAAGTAATTGGGTTGTTTGATAACCCAGAACGTCAACATGTAATGGGAGAAAACGCTAAAAAAGTGGTAGAGCAAAATCAAGGGGCGGTACAACGCACCATTGATAGCATTACTGACTACCTGCATTAA
- a CDS encoding 3-deoxy-D-manno-octulosonic acid kinase, which yields MQKISHEQQMIWFDDNYLTVDPHCCFEIDFWRQQNAIVGSAQGRGTTWFVAGDKMEMALRHYRRGGLFGKFVSDSYWFTGWDNTRSYAELTLLKVLREGGVNVPRPVAAKAEKKGCVYRADILVEKIPNSRDLVALLIKLPLPSSVWRQIGIMIRKMHDLQVCHTDLNAHNILLDMDQQVWLIDFDKCYQQQGESWKKDNLARLERSFIKEVKKRNIQWQAQDWQALCDGYQQG from the coding sequence GTGCAGAAAATTAGCCATGAACAGCAAATGATATGGTTTGATGACAATTATTTAACTGTCGATCCGCATTGTTGCTTTGAGATTGATTTTTGGCGTCAACAAAATGCCATTGTCGGCTCGGCGCAAGGGCGGGGCACGACTTGGTTTGTTGCTGGCGATAAAATGGAAATGGCATTGCGTCATTATCGTCGTGGTGGTTTATTTGGTAAGTTTGTGAGTGACAGTTATTGGTTTACTGGTTGGGATAACACCCGTAGTTATGCTGAATTGACGCTTTTAAAAGTATTACGTGAAGGCGGGGTAAACGTTCCTCGGCCAGTAGCCGCAAAAGCTGAGAAGAAAGGCTGTGTTTATCGAGCAGATATTTTGGTTGAGAAAATCCCTAATAGTCGTGATCTCGTTGCGCTACTTATTAAATTACCTCTGCCAAGTTCGGTTTGGCGTCAAATTGGTATCATGATCCGTAAGATGCATGATCTGCAGGTTTGCCACACAGACTTAAATGCCCACAACATCTTGCTTGATATGGATCAGCAAGTTTGGTTGATTGACTTTGATAAGTGCTATCAGCAACAGGGTGAAAGTTGGAAAAAAGATAACTTAGCCCGTTTAGAGCGCTCATTTATCAAAGAAGTGAAGAAGCGTAATATTCAATGGCAAGCTCAGGACTGGCAAGCATTATGCGATGGCTATCAACAAGGTTAG
- a CDS encoding glycosyltransferase family 9 protein, which yields MALFTTAPQSICILRLSAIGDVCHAIAVVQAIQKHWPETSITWVVGKTEAQLVGTLPNIKVVSFDKKAGWQGIKAVWNTLKGQKFDALLDMQVALRASLLSLGIKARYKVGFSRQRAKEGQWLFTNRKLPQTNASHVLDNFAEFARYLGVPFAAPDWQIPLSSEDIAFAQQYTNKPTLIISPAASKDERNWLIERYAAVADHAVSKGLNVILCGSPTQREQTLGEKIIQHCHHPITNLIGKTSLIQLTALLKYATVVIAPDSGPAHLATTQGTPVIGLYGHSNPTRTGPYLSQQYVVSVYQQFAEKHYGKPISELPWGARVKGSDIMTAVSVDDVITQLDTIIAPLTLTQSQ from the coding sequence ATGGCTTTGTTTACCACTGCGCCTCAATCCATCTGTATTTTACGGCTATCAGCTATTGGTGATGTGTGTCATGCGATCGCTGTAGTACAAGCTATCCAAAAACATTGGCCAGAAACCAGTATTACATGGGTAGTGGGCAAAACAGAAGCTCAGCTTGTGGGCACACTGCCTAATATCAAGGTGGTTAGTTTTGATAAAAAAGCAGGCTGGCAAGGGATCAAAGCAGTTTGGAATACCTTGAAAGGTCAAAAGTTTGATGCCTTACTCGACATGCAAGTAGCGCTGCGCGCAAGCCTATTATCTTTAGGAATTAAAGCACGCTATAAAGTCGGTTTCTCACGTCAAAGAGCCAAAGAGGGACAATGGCTATTTACTAATAGAAAGCTGCCACAAACAAATGCTTCTCATGTACTTGATAACTTTGCAGAATTCGCTCGCTATCTAGGCGTACCTTTTGCGGCTCCAGATTGGCAGATCCCATTATCAAGTGAAGATATTGCCTTTGCTCAGCAATATACTAACAAACCAACATTGATCATCTCACCTGCTGCTAGTAAAGATGAGCGTAACTGGCTTATAGAGCGCTATGCTGCCGTTGCTGATCATGCCGTTAGTAAAGGATTAAATGTCATCCTATGCGGTTCACCGACACAACGTGAGCAAACGTTAGGTGAGAAGATCATACAACATTGTCATCACCCTATTACTAACCTTATTGGTAAAACAAGCCTTATCCAATTAACCGCATTGCTAAAATACGCAACGGTTGTTATCGCTCCCGACTCAGGTCCAGCCCATTTAGCAACCACACAGGGCACTCCAGTGATCGGTTTGTACGGGCATAGTAATCCAACACGCACAGGCCCTTATCTTAGCCAACAATATGTCGTCAGTGTGTATCAACAATTTGCAGAAAAGCATTATGGCAAACCTATTTCAGAGCTTCCTTGGGGAGCACGAGTGAAAGGCAGTGATATTATGACTGCGGTTTCTGTTGATGATGTTATCACCCAACTTGATACCATCATCGCCCCCTTAACTTTGACCCAATCACAGTGA
- a CDS encoding glycosyltransferase family 2 protein, which yields MNQQNTKPSLAVALIVKNEAKHLAACLDSVKDWVDEIVILDSGSSDTTEAIAHQYTDKFFVSNDWPGFGMQRQRAQQYVKSDYILWLDADERVTPELRLSIQQAVASNHINTVYQVNRLSTAFGKFIHHSGWHPDWISRLHRRNETQYNDVKVHESIVIPTSGKVEKLTGNLEHYTFEDFFEFQRKQQKYAELWAEEKFLKGKKSSIASAVIHSMFSFIRTYILKAGFLDGKHGFIIACINAQYVLNKYLGLHLKHKK from the coding sequence ATGAACCAGCAAAACACCAAACCAAGCCTTGCTGTTGCACTGATTGTAAAAAATGAAGCCAAGCATCTGGCGGCATGTTTAGACTCAGTAAAAGATTGGGTTGATGAAATCGTGATCCTTGATTCTGGCAGTAGCGATACAACAGAAGCCATTGCACACCAATATACTGATAAATTTTTTGTCAGTAATGATTGGCCTGGTTTTGGTATGCAACGTCAACGTGCTCAACAATATGTTAAGAGCGATTATATTTTATGGCTTGATGCTGACGAACGAGTAACGCCAGAGCTACGTCTATCGATTCAACAAGCTGTCGCAAGCAATCACATCAATACTGTTTATCAAGTTAATAGACTAAGCACAGCATTTGGTAAATTTATTCATCATTCTGGTTGGCATCCAGATTGGATCTCGCGTTTACATCGCCGCAATGAAACCCAATATAATGACGTCAAAGTACATGAATCTATTGTGATCCCTACTAGTGGAAAAGTCGAAAAGCTAACGGGTAATTTAGAACATTACACTTTTGAAGACTTCTTTGAATTTCAGCGCAAACAACAAAAGTATGCTGAGCTTTGGGCTGAAGAAAAGTTTTTAAAAGGAAAAAAATCATCTATTGCCTCTGCTGTTATCCACTCTATGTTTAGCTTTATTCGAACTTACATTCTTAAAGCTGGATTTCTAGACGGCAAGCATGGGTTTATTATTGCTTGTATAAACGCCCAATACGTCCTAAATAAATACTTAGGTCTTCACTTAAAGCACAAGAAGTAA
- the coaD gene encoding pantetheine-phosphate adenylyltransferase codes for MTTRVIYPGTFDPITNGHLDLIERAAAMFDHVIVGVAFNPSKKPLFDLNERVELAGKITQHLDNVEIVGFSGLLVDFAKERNANILVRGLRAVSDFEYEFQLANMNRRLMPELETVFLTPAEENSFISSTIVKEVALHKGDVSQFVDPLITEALLEKFVK; via the coding sequence ATGACAACTCGAGTAATTTATCCTGGCACTTTCGATCCTATTACCAACGGTCATTTAGACTTAATTGAGCGTGCAGCTGCAATGTTTGATCATGTGATTGTTGGCGTTGCTTTTAACCCAAGTAAAAAGCCACTGTTTGACCTTAATGAACGCGTAGAGCTGGCAGGTAAAATTACCCAACACCTAGATAATGTAGAGATTGTTGGTTTTTCAGGGCTGTTGGTTGATTTTGCTAAAGAACGCAACGCCAACATTCTAGTCCGTGGTCTGCGTGCTGTATCCGATTTCGAGTACGAATTTCAGCTCGCCAATATGAATCGTCGTTTGATGCCAGAGCTAGAAACAGTTTTTTTAACTCCAGCGGAAGAAAACTCGTTCATCTCATCGACAATTGTTAAAGAAGTCGCATTACACAAAGGGGATGTCAGTCAGTTTGTTGATCCACTCATTACTGAAGCATTATTAGAAAAGTTTGTAAAATAG